Below is a window of Ahaetulla prasina isolate Xishuangbanna chromosome 1, ASM2864084v1, whole genome shotgun sequence DNA.
TGGGATTGCCTTGGCTATTAATCATCTTGAATTGTAAATCTGGGTGCTAAAGTATGTATTAGTTTCTTTATCAATAACATCTGTGATAAAATGCAAGCACTTTCTTACCTCAGGACTTTTAGGTTTCTCAGCTTTGTCAGAGATTTTAATAAATGTTCCATATATTCTTCATCCACTATAAATGGCTTCCAGTCCGTTTGTAAATTAGCCAGATGTGAAGGTACTCTTgttgagaaatggaaaaatagtaGTATAAAAAGACCATATTGTAAATGAAATGATTATGGAGTTCTATATGCAGAAATTAAGACTaagatacagaggtgggtttcagcaggttctgacctgttctggagaaccggtagcagaaattttgagtagtttggaggaccAGTAAATACCCCCTCTGATTGgccacacccccatctattctctacctcccaagtcacagctgatcaggaggaaaaggggattttgcagtaactttcttctggattggggacagaatggagattttacagtatccttcccctggagtagggtaggaatggagattttaaagtatccttcccctaccacacccaccaagccacacccaataaACCATGCCattcacaccaagccacacccacagaaccggtagtaaaaaaaatttgaaacccaccctggAGTGAACAGACAGATTATCAGACAGAAAAGCAAACAGTGAATCAGGCACTTGTGAGAGCTTCTGGATCAATGAGCCAGAGCAGATGAAGCCCAATACAGATAACAACAGAACACATTTTGGTAGAGAGcataatatattgtttttaaaggcTATATAATGATTGAGACATTCTTAATCTAACTGCTAGAAGTTATTTATGCATATtctaaaaatgcatttttaaccCATATTTATATTTTGGAGAGTAGGTCTGAGAACAGCAGCAGGATTATTATAATCTGAATTAATACCCAAACGTTATAAACTTTCAAAAACACTTACTCATTTTTTGGACAAAATAATCCATTATCTGCCTGATATAGAGATGTAGGGCTTCGAACATAGAGATACTCCAAATTTTGGCAGTGCTGTATACAATAGGCCAGGATCATCAATTCCATATCTGAGTGGCAGTGATAATTTATTTCAGTGATAGCACATAGCGCATTTCTTACAAAATTCTCATCTTGTGTCTCATATAAATAACTaagtatttctttttccaaatagAAATGAATTCTTATATGAAAGGAGTTGTATAAATATAACATATGATTATCTTGTGTGATCCAATTTAGGTCGAGCGAATAAATTTTTCTGTTAATGTTCTCTTTTACCCAGTCTAATAATAACTCTTTACTCCTCTGAGAAATTATACATCTAAAGTCTTTTTTCAAATTTTTCATTCTATTTTCTTCATTTAGAAAACCAAAAAGGAAGCGAAATCCTACTGCAAAATCAGACTCAAAATATATATTATGTCTACGTAAAAGTGTTTTCAAATTACTATTTGGGTTTTGAGAATGCCACTTCTTTTTATCTTCTAGAACATAAAGCAAAGCAGCAAAAAACTCTTGGAAGCTTAAGTGAATGAAACTGAAGGTTTGAATACGGTGAATATCCTGTTTGAAGATGTTCTGATTCAGAAAGAGGGGAAAGAAGTCATCCTGAACCAAACTGTGCTTCTTGAGGTCTTCTTCcctaaacagtatttgctgttccCAGATGCCTTCTGCAGCCAAAGAGCAGAAGCTTTTCAACTTTCTTTGGACATTCTGTTTGGCTTCTTTGTGGTGAAACTTTAACAAGCTGGAGAGATACAGCATATAGATTGCAGTGAGAGTGCATGGCGTCTTCTGAAGATCTATACCTTCCTCCATCTCTTGTTTCATCACTGTGCAGATGATCCAGCTCACAAGGGGAATGACACACATGGTGAAAAGTGTATCATTTTGTTTCACAAATCTGAGAGCTTGAGTTGCTTGgtctttattttttccaaaaaaattctggaaataTTCTTCCCTCTTCTCTCTAGAAAACCCCAATATCTGAAAAAAACGTGGATATTCTAAACATTGATGGAGTGTATCCAAAGCAATAGGTCttgttgtgattataagagaggattcaggaagaagctttttttgaaataaaCTCTTCAAAAGAATTCTCACTGGCTCCTTTTTCCAGGGATCAATGCAAAAGTAGTTTTCGGACTGATCAAAGGAATACCTGAATTCATCAAACCCATCAATTATGAATAGAAGTTTCTTTTCATTCTTCAGTATGTTTTGAATGACATTTTCTACTGCATAACCGCTGGGACATTGTTTTGAAATTATCTCTGCAATGCTACTCTTTTCTGACTCTGTATGGAGATTCAGCTCtcgacaataaatataaaaaacataattaaatcGATCAGGGTAAAAATCTTGAGAAGCCCAATTcaacatgattttttttgccattgtAGTTTTTCCAATTCCTGCAGCTCCTTGCAACACAACAGTTTGTGGAATTAGTCCATAGTTAGGGTTAAATAATGTTTCAATCTTGGCTGAAGACTCAGTTCTCTTGCTGATTTCAGTATGCACCCTTCCTATTGCCagaatttcatattttctttccagTTGAGACAGTTGACCATCTAGGATGATTAGCTCTGAATATCTCTTATTTAGGGACACATATTCACCAGGAGTAGAATTAGGATCTTCAAtcatttgaaatttttttttaacatagctTCTGTAAtctaaagcaagaaaaaaaatcaaattagaatttttaaaaataaagcctaCAAAAGATACTCAATTAGGTGTTTTGTTACTGGATCGTCTCCTTGAAGCCATCCGGATCCACCCTCTGGATTAATATGTTTACAGAAATTGTAGGAAACTCTATTAATTAGTTAATCAAAATAGGAATTGATTTCAATATGCAAATGTTcgttaataaatacattaaataattatttattaactaTTAACTTCTTTTTCCACATAATATTTCTCAAATAATTGCACTCAACACTAATAGGTTATATAAAGATTTTTCTTTGGACCTTGATAGATGGAGGTTTTTAAACCTTATTCCCTTGGAATATAGTAAATACTCTCAGAATGAATTTAATACCAGCGTAATATATatgttctgtcctcactacatGTGTGCAGcttgacatgcagctaaacccacttatcctccaataaaacagacggtgTGCATATAAttggatgctttattgaaagaatagGATATGGTGAAACTTGGGAAAATAAGAATACATAcgatgagaaccaaatacaagacaGGCAATATTGAGTTACTGCtaaacataacaattaataaataaaagtaatctAAATCTCACCAGTGATGCTTTGTGTGTaggatgtgggtttgtccttggacgacacagattaagatggattcttctttgtgctttATGGCCAGCACTGCAAGAACCACTCTGTAGTTTTCCACATCAGGATTTTGGGTGTGATTAATATTCACAACAGTTTCTTACATAATGGGGATGGAGATGGAAGGACCTGTTCATGCTGAGTTAGCTTTAAACATAAACAGATTCACTTACCTGATGAATCTGGCAGTTGGTGAGCATCAGCATCTGCAAATGAAGATGGACTGAATTGATGaaatacaaattataaaaatAGGTAAATtcacagcattttaaaaaaataggtaaaTACATGAGTTATAGAGTTAAACAGCAACTATGTCTGCCTACATTTACAATGTAACTTAGATTTCTTATCTAGCAGTTCCTATGCATTTCTATAAATTTCTTTTTGGAAGAGTGAGACCTACTATTAAACTACTCCTTCCACTACTATGACTCCTATGATACTAAACCATTCCAAAAGAATATCAAGATCATTGATATAAAAGGCCATCCAGAGGTCAAGGAGGGTTAGGACAGATGTGGTTTCCAT
It encodes the following:
- the LOC131184568 gene encoding NACHT, LRR and PYD domains-containing protein 3-like isoform X5; translated protein: MIEDPNSTPGEYVSLNKRYSELIILDGQLSQLERKYEILAIGRVHTEISKRTESSAKIETLFNPNYGLIPQTVVLQGAAGIGKTTMAKKIMLNWASQDFYPDRFNYVFYIYCRELNLHTESEKSSIAEIISKQCPSGYAVENVIQNILKNEKKLLFIIDGFDEFRYSFDQSENYFCIDPWKKEPVRILLKSLFQKKLLPESSLIITTRPIALDTLHQCLEYPRFFQILGFSREKREEYFQNFFGKNKDQATQALRFVKQNDTLFTMCVIPLVSWIICTVMKQEMEEGIDLQKTPCTLTAIYMLYLSSLLKFHHKEAKQNVQRKLKSFCSLAAEGIWEQQILFREEDLKKHSLVQDDFFPLFLNQNIFKQDIHRIQTFSFIHLSFQEFFAALLYVLEDKKKWHSQNPNSNLKTLLRRHNIYFESDFAVGFRFLFGFLNEENRMKNLKKDFRCIISQRSKELLLDWVKENINRKIYSLDLNWITQDNHMLYLYNSFHIRIHFYLEKEILSYLYETQDENFVRNALCAITEINYHCHSDMELMILAYCIQHCQNLEYLYVRSPTSLYQADNGLFCPKNEVPSHLANLQTDWKPFIVDEEYMEHLLKSLTKLRNLKVLRFENLHFTQSCWRQLIQIFDTNQKLKELNLIFQVINHETMELLCEALQHPYCNVETLELNGKAMTGFCSWNLTEVFWRDQRLKELKLYLYNTDNTTVKSLCEGLQHPDCKVEKLWLSGEFVTKSCSRHVADLFRRSQTIKKLWLVLTYPNQPTFKMICEGLQDRDCKVEELWLFGKCLNESCSWHLAEVLRKNQRLTKLWLWVQSSDYRMVEILCAALQHPHCKMKKLCIHEGFLSTSSSSDFLGVLKRLTELQLFLYSLDEEVEEILCEGLQHPDCKIEKLRLEGEFLKESFCASFAKILKEETRLTELDLLSQNTNNRAVQMLCDGLKHPNCNIIKVGLGGTFLTDYFSSYLSDVFRKHRTLKELELFPINNINEVMEVLCKGLKHRDCKLKVLRVNGEYLKVLCGHSLSFGRQIAKIAKINRNLQELYLHGDCISDYDTNLLCEELKHSRHNLKELCLNGKYIIQDGEWMVVEHTTTAS
- the LOC131184568 gene encoding NACHT, LRR and PYD domains-containing protein 3-like isoform X4, which translates into the protein MNNTVREELYEALNDLLEKQFKDFKWWLKSIDHNGKRNIPTVSLETANQQEVVDLLIQYYEEEAPEVCIRVLKKSNINDVARKLEDTLQKAADAHQLPDSSAADAHQLPDSSDADAHQLPDSSDYRSYVKKKFQMIEDPNSTPGEYVSLNKRYSELIILDGQLSQLERKYEILAIGRVHTEISKRTESSAKIETLFNPNYGLIPQTVVLQGAAGIGKTTMAKKIMLNWASQDFYPDRFNYVFYIYCRELNLHTESEKSSIAEIISKQCPSGYAVENVIQNILKNEKKLLFIIDGFDEFRYSFDQSENYFCIDPWKKEPVRILLKSLFQKKLLPESSLIITTRPIALDTLHQCLEYPRFFQILGFSREKREEYFQNFFGKNKDQATQALRFVKQNDTLFTMCVIPLVSWIICTVMKQEMEEGIDLQKTPCTLTAIYMLYLSSLLKFHHKEAKQNVQRKLKSFCSLAAEGIWEQQILFREEDLKKHSLVQDDFFPLFLNQNIFKQDIHRIQTFSFIHLSFQEFFAALLYVLEDKKKWHSQNPNSNLKTLLRRHNIYFESDFAVGFRFLFGFLNEENRMKNLKKDFRCIISQRSKELLLDWVKENINRKIYSLDLNWITQDNHMLYLYNSFHIRIHFYLEKEILSYLYETQDENFVRNALCAITEINYHCHSDMELMILAYCIQHCQNLEYLYVRSPTSLYQADNGLFCPKNEVPSHLANLQTDWKPFIVDEEYMEHLLKSLTKLRNLKVLRFENLHFTQSCWRQLIQIFDTNQKLKELNLIFQVINHETMELLCEALQHPYCNVETLELFGKCLNESCSWHLAEVLRKNQRLTKLWLWVQSSDYRMVEILCAALQHPHCKMKKLCIHEGFLSTSSSSDFLGVLKRLTELQLFLYSLDEEVEEILCEGLQHPDCKIEKLRLEGEFLKESFCASFAKILKEETRLTELDLLSQNTNNRAVQMLCDGLKHPNCNIIKVGLGGTFLTDYFSSYLSDVFRKHRTLKELELFPINNINEVMEVLCKGLKHRDCKLKVLRVNGEYLKVLCGHSLSFGRQIAKIAKINRNLQELYLHGDCISDYDTNLLCEELKHSRHNLKELCLNGKYIIQDGEWMVVEHTTTAS
- the LOC131184568 gene encoding NACHT, LRR and PYD domains-containing protein 3-like isoform X1 → MNNTVREELYEALNDLLEKQFKDFKWWLKSIDHNGKRNIPTVSLETANQQEVVDLLIQYYEEEAPEVCIRVLKKSNINDVARKLEDTLQKAADAHQLPDSSAADAHQLPDSSDADAHQLPDSSDYRSYVKKKFQMIEDPNSTPGEYVSLNKRYSELIILDGQLSQLERKYEILAIGRVHTEISKRTESSAKIETLFNPNYGLIPQTVVLQGAAGIGKTTMAKKIMLNWASQDFYPDRFNYVFYIYCRELNLHTESEKSSIAEIISKQCPSGYAVENVIQNILKNEKKLLFIIDGFDEFRYSFDQSENYFCIDPWKKEPVRILLKSLFQKKLLPESSLIITTRPIALDTLHQCLEYPRFFQILGFSREKREEYFQNFFGKNKDQATQALRFVKQNDTLFTMCVIPLVSWIICTVMKQEMEEGIDLQKTPCTLTAIYMLYLSSLLKFHHKEAKQNVQRKLKSFCSLAAEGIWEQQILFREEDLKKHSLVQDDFFPLFLNQNIFKQDIHRIQTFSFIHLSFQEFFAALLYVLEDKKKWHSQNPNSNLKTLLRRHNIYFESDFAVGFRFLFGFLNEENRMKNLKKDFRCIISQRSKELLLDWVKENINRKIYSLDLNWITQDNHMLYLYNSFHIRIHFYLEKEILSYLYETQDENFVRNALCAITEINYHCHSDMELMILAYCIQHCQNLEYLYVRSPTSLYQADNGLFCPKNEVPSHLANLQTDWKPFIVDEEYMEHLLKSLTKLRNLKVLRFENLHFTQSCWRQLIQIFDTNQKLKELNLIFQVINHETMELLCEALQHPYCNVETLELNGKAMTGFCSWNLTEVFWRDQRLKELKLYLYNTDNTTVKSLCEGLQHPDCKVEKLWLSGEFVTKSCSRHVADLFRRSQTIKKLWLVLTYPNQPTFKMICEGLQDRDCKVEELWLFGKCLNESCSWHLAEVLRKNQRLTKLWLWVQSSDYRMVEILCAALQHPHCKMKKLCIHEGFLSTSSSSDFLGVLKRLTELQLFLYSLDEEVEEILCEGLQHPDCKIEKLRLEGEFLKESFCASFAKILKEETRLTELDLLSQNTNNRAVQMLCDGLKHPNCNIIKVGLGGTFLTDYFSSYLSDVFRKHRTLKELELFPINNINEVMEVLCKGLKHRDCKLKVLRVNGEYLKVLCGHSLSFGRQIAKIAKINRNLQELYLHGDCISDYDTNLLCEELKHSRHNLKELCLNGKYIIQDGEWMVVEHTTTAS
- the LOC131184568 gene encoding NACHT, LRR and PYD domains-containing protein 3-like isoform X2, which encodes MNNTVREELYEALNDLLEKQFKDFKWWLKSIDHNGKRNIPTVSLETANQQEVVDLLIQYYEEEAPEVCIRVLKKSNINDVARKLEDTLQKAADAHQLPDSSAADAHQLPDSSDADAHQLPDSSDYRSYVKKKFQMIEDPNSTPGEYVSLNKRYSELIILDGQLSQLERKYEILAIGRVHTEISKRTESSAKIETLFNPNYGLIPQTVVLQGAAGIGKTTMAKKIMLNWASQDFYPDRFNYVFYIYCRELNLHTESEKSSIAEIISKQCPSGYAVENVIQNILKNEKKLLFIIDGFDEFRYSFDQSENYFCIDPWKKEPVRILLKSLFQKKLLPESSLIITTRPIALDTLHQCLEYPRFFQILGFSREKREEYFQNFFGKNKDQATQALRFVKQNDTLFTMCVIPLVSWIICTVMKQEMEEGIDLQKTPCTLTAIYMLYLSSLLKFHHKEAKQNVQRKLKSFCSLAAEGIWEQQILFREEDLKKHSLVQDDFFPLFLNQNIFKQDIHRIQTFSFIHLSFQEFFAALLYVLEDKKKWHSQNPNSNLKTLLRRHNIYFESDFAVGFRFLFGFLNEENRMKNLKKDFRCIISQRSKELLLDWVKENINRKIYSLDLNWITQDNHMLYLYNSFHIRIHFYLEKEILSYLYETQDENFVRNALCAITEINYHCHSDMELMILAYCIQHCQNLEYLYVRSPTSLYQADNGLFCPKNEVPSHLANLQTDWKPFIVDEEYMEHLLKSLTKLRNLKVLRFENLHFTQSCWRQLIQIFDTNQKLKELNLIFQVINHETMELLCEALQHPYCNVETLELNGKAMTGFCSWNLTEVFWRDQRLKELKLYLYNTDNTTVKSLCEGLQHPDCKVEKLWLSGEFVTKSCSRHVADLFRRSQTIKKLWLVLTYPNQPTFKMICEGLQDRDCKVEELCWHLAEVLRKNQRLTKLWLWVQSSDYRMVEILCAALQHPHCKMKKLCIHEGFLSTSSSSDFLGVLKRLTELQLFLYSLDEEVEEILCEGLQHPDCKIEKLRLEGEFLKESFCASFAKILKEETRLTELDLLSQNTNNRAVQMLCDGLKHPNCNIIKVGLGGTFLTDYFSSYLSDVFRKHRTLKELELFPINNINEVMEVLCKGLKHRDCKLKVLRVNGEYLKVLCGHSLSFGRQIAKIAKINRNLQELYLHGDCISDYDTNLLCEELKHSRHNLKELCLNGKYIIQDGEWMVVEHTTTAS
- the LOC131184568 gene encoding NACHT, LRR and PYD domains-containing protein 12-like isoform X3 codes for the protein MNNTVREELYEALNDLLEKQFKDFKWWLKSIDHNGKRNIPTVSLETANQQEVVDLLIQYYEEEAPEVCIRVLKKSNINDVARKLEDTLQKAADAHQLPDSSAADAHQLPDSSDADAHQLPDSSDYRSYVKKKFQMIEDPNSTPGEYVSLNKRYSELIILDGQLSQLERKYEILAIGRVHTEISKRTESSAKIETLFNPNYGLIPQTVVLQGAAGIGKTTMAKKIMLNWASQDFYPDRFNYVFYIYCRELNLHTESEKSSIAEIISKQCPSGYAVENVIQNILKNEKKLLFIIDGFDEFRYSFDQSENYFCIDPWKKEPVRILLKSLFQKKLLPESSLIITTRPIALDTLHQCLEYPRFFQILGFSREKREEYFQNFFGKNKDQATQALRFVKQNDTLFTMCVIPLVSWIICTVMKQEMEEGIDLQKTPCTLTAIYMLYLSSLLKFHHKEAKQNVQRKLKSFCSLAAEGIWEQQILFREEDLKKHSLVQDDFFPLFLNQNIFKQDIHRIQTFSFIHLSFQEFFAALLYVLEDKKKWHSQNPNSNLKTLLRRHNIYFESDFAVGFRFLFGFLNEENRMKNLKKDFRCIISQRSKELLLDWVKENINRKIYSLDLNWITQDNHMLYLYNSFHIRIHFYLEKEILSYLYETQDENFVRNALCAITEINYHCHSDMELMILAYCIQHCQNLEYLYVRSPTSLYQADNGLFCPKNEVPSHLANLQTDWKPFIVDEEYMEHLLKSLTKLRNLKVLRLNGKAMTGFCSWNLTEVFWRDQRLKELKLYLYNTDNTTVKSLCEGLQHPDCKVEKLWLSGEFVTKSCSRHVADLFRRSQTIKKLWLVLTYPNQPTFKMICEGLQDRDCKVEELWLFGKCLNESCSWHLAEVLRKNQRLTKLWLWVQSSDYRMVEILCAALQHPHCKMKKLCIHEGFLSTSSSSDFLGVLKRLTELQLFLYSLDEEVEEILCEGLQHPDCKIEKLRLEGEFLKESFCASFAKILKEETRLTELDLLSQNTNNRAVQMLCDGLKHPNCNIIKVGLGGTFLTDYFSSYLSDVFRKHRTLKELELFPINNINEVMEVLCKGLKHRDCKLKVLRVNGEYLKVLCGHSLSFGRQIAKIAKINRNLQELYLHGDCISDYDTNLLCEELKHSRHNLKELCLNGKYIIQDGEWMVVEHTTTAS